One Roseovarius bejariae genomic region harbors:
- the glnT gene encoding type III glutamate--ammonia ligase has translation MTTDLAAFAAERGVKYFMISFTDLFGGQRAKLVPAQAIGDMQEEGAGFAGFATWLDMTPAHPDMLAVPDPESVIQLPWKPEVAWVAANPVMEGEDVAQAPRNVLRRLIEEAAGEGKYVKTGVEAEYFLLTPDGTQLSDEFDTAEKPCYDQQAVMRRYDVVREICDYMLELGWGPYQNDHEDANGQFEMNWEFADALVTADRHSFFKFMTKSVAEKHGFRATFMPKPIEGLTGNGCHAHISVWDAPGAAAKTNVFASVATGDSPTAELGLSEKGAHFLGGIMKHASALAAITNPTVNSYKRINAPRTSSGATWAPNTVTWTGNNRTHMVRVPGPGRFELRLPDGAVNPYLLQAVIIAAGLSGVRSKAAPGKRYDIDMYAEGHKVRGAPKLPLNMLDALRAYDKDKGLKEMMGAEFSEAYLNLKRKEWDSFVSHFSRWEKDHTLDI, from the coding sequence ATGACGACTGATCTGGCAGCCTTTGCCGCCGAGCGCGGCGTTAAATACTTCATGATTTCCTTCACCGACCTGTTCGGCGGCCAGCGAGCCAAGCTGGTGCCGGCGCAGGCCATCGGTGACATGCAGGAGGAGGGCGCGGGTTTCGCAGGGTTCGCCACCTGGCTGGATATGACACCGGCGCATCCCGACATGTTGGCGGTGCCGGACCCCGAGAGCGTGATCCAACTACCATGGAAGCCCGAGGTGGCCTGGGTTGCGGCGAACCCGGTGATGGAGGGCGAGGACGTGGCGCAGGCCCCGCGCAACGTGCTGCGGCGGTTGATCGAGGAGGCGGCGGGCGAAGGGAAGTACGTGAAAACCGGGGTCGAGGCGGAGTATTTCCTGCTGACGCCGGATGGCACGCAATTGAGCGACGAATTCGATACCGCCGAGAAGCCCTGTTACGACCAACAGGCGGTGATGCGCCGCTATGACGTTGTGCGCGAGATTTGCGACTATATGCTGGAGTTGGGGTGGGGCCCGTATCAGAACGATCACGAGGATGCGAATGGCCAGTTCGAGATGAACTGGGAGTTTGCCGATGCGCTTGTCACCGCCGACCGGCATTCGTTTTTCAAGTTCATGACCAAGTCGGTGGCCGAGAAACACGGTTTCCGCGCGACCTTCATGCCCAAGCCCATCGAGGGGCTGACGGGGAACGGGTGCCATGCGCATATCTCGGTCTGGGATGCGCCGGGGGCGGCGGCCAAGACCAATGTCTTTGCCTCCGTGGCCACGGGCGACAGCCCCACGGCGGAACTGGGCCTGTCGGAGAAGGGGGCGCATTTCCTTGGGGGGATCATGAAACACGCCAGTGCCCTTGCGGCGATCACCAACCCGACGGTCAACAGCTACAAGCGGATCAATGCGCCACGCACCTCCTCGGGGGCCACTTGGGCGCCCAATACGGTGACGTGGACGGGCAACAACCGCACACATATGGTGCGGGTGCCGGGGCCGGGGCGGTTTGAACTTCGCCTGCCGGACGGGGCGGTGAATCCCTATTTGTTACAAGCGGTTATCATCGCGGCGGGCCTGTCGGGTGTGCGGTCCAAGGCAGCACCGGGCAAGCGGTACGACATCGACATGTATGCCGAAGGTCACAAGGTGCGCGGTGCGCCGAAACTGCCCCTGAACATGCTGGATGCCTTGCGGGCCTATGACAAGGACAAGGGCCTGAAAGAGATGATGGGGGCGGAGTTCTCGGAGGCTTATCTGAACCTGAAACGCAAGGAGTGGGACAGTTTCGTGTCGCACTTCAGCCGGTGGGAAAAGGACCACACGCTGGACATCTGA
- a CDS encoding cell division protein ZapA → MPEVQIEIGGRTFDVACQEGEEHYLQSAAKMLDEEASVLAAQIGRIPEARMLLMAGLMLADKTAGLQDKLKAMEDRMAEKEAELDQLRNAPTPEPKTIEVPVVPTDVTDSLAEIAARAESLAEEVDGKSQGD, encoded by the coding sequence ATGCCCGAAGTGCAAATTGAAATCGGTGGCCGCACCTTCGACGTTGCCTGTCAGGAAGGCGAAGAGCACTACCTCCAATCCGCCGCCAAGATGCTCGATGAAGAGGCCTCGGTGCTCGCCGCGCAAATCGGCCGCATCCCTGAGGCCCGGATGCTCTTGATGGCGGGCCTCATGCTGGCCGACAAGACCGCCGGACTACAGGACAAGCTGAAAGCGATGGAGGATCGCATGGCCGAGAAAGAGGCCGAGCTTGATCAGCTCCGCAATGCCCCTACACCCGAGCCCAAGACCATCGAGGTTCCGGTCGTGCCAACGGATGTCACCGACAGCCTCGCCGAAATCGCCGCTCGGGCCGAGTCTTTGGCCGAAGAGGTGGACGGCAAGTCACAGGGGGATTGA